The following coding sequences lie in one Glycine soja cultivar W05 chromosome 16, ASM419377v2, whole genome shotgun sequence genomic window:
- the LOC114389112 gene encoding uncharacterized protein LOC114389112, giving the protein MCPLRFILIFFSTMLAAYIAWTTMTSSPEIDFTTQDRENKASSNKDHFNFIKMIQNGFWVFVDMASGGYLWRNLKSRNDGVREVKSS; this is encoded by the exons ATGTGTCCTCTTAGGTTCATCCTGATCTTTTTCTCCACCATGTTGGCCGCCTATATTGCATGGACCACCATGACTTCCTCACCAGAGATTGATTTCACCACCCAAGACAGAGAAAACAAAGCCTCCTCCAACAAGGatcatttcaatttcatcaAG ATGATTCAGAATGGATTCTGGGTATTCGTTGACATGGCCAGCGGGGGATATCTATGGAGGAATTTGAAGTCCAGGAATGATGGTGTCCGAGAAGTAAAGAGCTCTTAG
- the LOC114389015 gene encoding glutamate dehydrogenase 1 gives MNALAATNRNFKLASRLLGLDSKLEKSLLIPFREIKVECTIPKDDGTLQSYVGFRVQHDNARGPMKGGIRYHPEVDPDEVNALAQLMTWKTAVANIPYGGAKGGIGCDPAELSISELERLTRVFTQKIHDLIGTHTDVPAPDMGTGPQTMAWILDEYSKFHGYSPAVVTGKPIDLGGSLGRDAATGRGVLFATEALLNEYGKSVSGQRFVIQGFGNVGSWAAQLISNKGGKVVAVSDITGAIKNSNGLDIPSLLEHSKVHRGVKGFNGSDPIDPNSILVEDCDVLVPAALGGVINRENANEIKAKFIVEAANHPTDPEADEILKKKGVVILPDIFANSGGVTVSYFEWVQNIQGFMWDEEKVNNELKTYMTKGFKDVKEMCKTHECDLRMGAFTLAVNRVARATVLRGWEA, from the exons ATGAATGCACTAGCAGCCACCAACAGGAACTTTAAGTTGGCCTCTAGGCTTCTGGGATTGGATTCAAAGCTTGAGAAAAGTTTACTGATTCCATTCAGGGAAATCAAG GTTGAATGTACCATACCTAAAGATGATGGCACCTTGCAATCTTATGTAGGGTTCAGGGTTCAACATGATAATGCCAGAGGCCCCATGAAAGGAGGAATCAGATACCATCCTGAG GTTGACCCTGATGAAGTGAATGCTTTAGCACAACTAATGACATGGAAAACAGCTGTAGCAAATATACCATATGGTGGTGCCAAAGGAGGGATAGGGTGTGACCCAGCAGAATTAAGTATATCTGAATTAGAAAGACTTACTAGAGTTTTTACACAAAAAATTCATGATTTGATTGGAACTCACACAGATGTGCCAGCACCTGATATGGGAACAGGACCACAG ACCATGGCATGGATACTAGATGAGTATTCCAAATTCCACGGTTACTCTCCTGCAGTAGTGACTGGAAAACCTATA GATCTTGGTGGATCTCTCGGTAGAGACGCGGCTACAGGACGAGGAGTCCTCTTTGCAACAGAGGCTTtgcttaatgagtatgggaagAGTGTATCTGGACAACGGTTTGTCATACAG GGTTTTGGAAATGTAGGGTCATGGGCTGCCCAATTAATTAGTAATAAAGGTGGAAAAGTTGTTGCTGTGAGTGACATAACTGGAGCCATAAAGAACAGCAATGGTCTTGACATCCCAAGCCTACTTGAGCATTCCAAAGTGCACAGGGGAGTAAAAGGATTCAATGGTAGTGATCCAATAGACCCTAACTCAATATTGGTTGAAGATTGTGATGTTCTAGTCCCAGCAGCTCTTGGGGGTGTCATCAATAG GGAAAATGCAAATGAAATCAAGGCCAAATTTATTGTGGAAGCAGCTAATCACCCAACTGACCCAGAAGCTGATGAG attttgaagaagaaaggggttgtGATCCTCCCAGACATATTTGCAAATTCAGGAGGCGTTACAGTTAGCTACTTTGAGTGGGTTCAG AACATCCAAGGTTTCATGTGGGATGAGGAGAAAGTGAACAATGAGCTAAAGACCTACATGACCAAAGGTTTCAAAGATGTGAAGGAAATGTGCAAAACCCATGAATGTGATCTTCGTATGGGAGCCTTCACCCTGGCAGTTAACCGTGTCGCACGTGCTACTGTCCTTAGGGGCTGGGAAGCTTGA
- the LOC114389633 gene encoding putative H/ACA ribonucleoprotein complex subunit 1-like protein 1 has protein sequence MRPPRGGGRGGGFRGGRDGGGRGRGGFGRGGGGFGRGGGGGYRDEGPPSEVVEVSSFMHACEGDAVTKLTNEKVPFFNAPIYLKNMTQIGKVDEIFGPINEAYFSIKMMEGIVATSYSSGDKFYIDPRKLLPLARFLPQPKGQSAGRGGGGGGRGGFRGGRGGGGFRGRGAPRGGRGGPPRGGGRGGGFRGRGRS, from the exons ATGAGACCCCCGAGAGGCGGTGGACGCGGCGGCGGATTCAGAGGTGGCCGCGACGGTGGTGGTCGCGGCAGAGGTGGTTTTGGTCGCGGCGGAGGTGGTTTTGGtcgcggcggcggcggcggatATCGTGACGAAGGACCACCCTCCGAAGTCGTAG AGGTGTCATCTTTTATGCATGCATGCGAGGGAGATGCAGTGACAAAGCTTACAAATGAGAAAGTTCCCTTTTTCAATGCTCCTATTTATCTGAAAAACATGACTCAGATTGGGAAAGTTGATGAAATATTTGGCCCCATCAATGAAGCT tacttctcaattaAGATGATGGAAGGGATTGTTGCTACTTCTTATTCATCCGGCGACAAGTTTTATATTGATCCAAGGAAACTGTTGCCTCTTGCAAGATTTCTTCCACAACCCAA GGGACAATCAGCTGgtagaggtggtggtggaggtggtCGTGGTGGATTTAGAGGTGGCCGTGGAGGTGGTGGTTTTCGTGGAAGGGGGGCTCCAAGGGGTGGGAGAGGTGGTCCTCCCAGGGGTGGTGGACGAGGTGGTGGTTTCAGGGGAAGGGGGAGATCATAG
- the LOC114389111 gene encoding LOW QUALITY PROTEIN: uncharacterized protein LOC114389111 (The sequence of the model RefSeq protein was modified relative to this genomic sequence to represent the inferred CDS: deleted 1 base in 1 codon; substituted 1 base at 1 genomic stop codon): MESHLLVGPISVACYGGAAHFHSAAPSTWASPPRRRSPLVVASWSSAAVNGGQNHHAILGVARTTTTVQIKRSYQLLARKYHPDVSKDPQAAELFKSIHDAYKVLSNEAARVQYDQELQFGHKPYREKWSYGPEFEDQARFYRWDHLRKKMDSERXWENYNVNEDYYTSETDEEEDEVVDLDEERGSLVEVLRSAFVSLFLLQTPGSRFSLTFSSLTALFDKKLDTGYKMGYIITWILGGRGGILLTLCLLVASWVCGKTVVAFVVVAIWVGSYLARYAPLPQGALLALLYMSIKLQSDLI, translated from the exons ATGGAATCGCACCTTCTGGTGGGACCCATATCCGTCGCATGCTATGGTGGCGCCGCCCACTTTCACTCCGCCGCACCCTCCACCTGGGCCAGTCCTCCTCGCCGGCGGTCGCCACTCGTCGTGGCCTCCTGGTCGTCCGCGGCCGTCAACGGCGGCCAGAACCACCACGCCATTCTTGGCGTCGCCCGCACTACCACCACCGTCCAAATCAAACGCTCTTATCAGCTCCTCGCCCGCAAG TATCATCCTGATGTTAGCAAGGATCCACAGGCTGCTGAATTATTCAAGAGCATCCATGATGCATATAAA GTACTATCTAATGAAGCAGCAAGAGTTCAGTATGACCAAGAACTTCAATTCGGTCACAAGCCTTACAGAGAAAAATGGAGTTACGGCCCTGAATTTGAAGATCAGGCTAGATTCTATAGGTGGGACCATCtgagg aaaaaaatggataGTGAAAGATAGTGGGAGAATTACAATGTCAATGAGGACTACTACACCAGTGAAACAGATGAGGAAGAAGACGAAGTAGTAGATTTAGATGAAGAGAGGGGTTCTTTAGTTGAAGTGCTTAGATCAGCATTCGTGTCATTATTTTTGCTTCAGACACCTGGATCCCGCTTCTCACTCACATTCAGCAGTCTGACAGCATTGTTTGATAAGAAGTTAGACACCGGCTATAAAATGGGCTATATAATAACATGGATTTTGGGTGGGAGGGGTGGCATATTGCTAACACTGTGCTTGTTAGTTGCAAGTTGGGTTTGCGGGAAAACCGTTGTTGCATTTGTTGTGGTGGCCATATGGGTTGGCTCCTACCTCGCAAGGTATGCACCACTTCCCCAAGGTGCTTTATTGGCTCTTCTCTACATGTCCATTAAGCTACAATCTGACCTAATATAA